A region of Diospyros lotus cultivar Yz01 chromosome 3, ASM1463336v1, whole genome shotgun sequence DNA encodes the following proteins:
- the LOC127797272 gene encoding cysteine-rich receptor-like protein kinase 2: MKKAIPSPVLCISALVLLLLAGTSVGDPRAQTVQMMCGKQLEHNATIYVPNFVTTMENISVQMRESGFGKAVTGSGPDTNYGLAQCYGDLSSLDCVLCYAEARTVLPQCYPYNGGRIFLDGCFMRAENYSFFQEYTGPEDHALCGNKTQKNSTTFQASARQVVQQVVANALINSGYARAEVTVAGRRNESAYALADCWKTLSVNACKACLENASASILRCLPWSEGRALNTGCFMRYSDTNFLNSSSGNGSSKATVIIIAAVISSVVMLAVVGIIAVYYYKHREIQKKRRGSNDVKKMAKTLHDSSLNFKYSTLEKATGSFDEANKLGQGGFGTVYKGVLPDGREIAVKRLFFNNRHRAADFYNEVNIISSVEHKNLVRLLGCSCSGPESLLVYEFLPNKSLDRFIFDSNKGKALNWEKRYQILIGTAEGLVCLHENSKTRIIHRDIKASNILLDSRLRAKIADFGLARSFQEDKSHISTAIAGTLGYMAPEYLAHGQLTEKADVYSFGVLVLETVTGRLNNRSKASEYQDSLVIIAWNHFQRGTVEELLDPNLMLHNHYHNTTIIKEVLRAVHVGLLCTQEVPSLRPSMSRALQMLANCEEHLPPPANPPFIDEKTMELNQAGENQALPVHGTHSGSIAVVSYSSFYPR, encoded by the exons ATGAAGAAAGCAATCCCATCACCCGTCCTCTGCATTTCTGCCTTGGTTCTTCTCCTATTGGCCGGTACATCCGTTGGGGATCCAAGAGCTCAAACAGTTCAAATGATGTGCGGAAAACAGCTCGAGCACAATGCCACCATCTACGTCCCAAACTTCGTGACAACAATGGAGAACATCAGCGTGCAGATGAGAGAGTCCGGCTTCGGAAAGGCCGTGACAGGTTCAGGACCTGACACCAACTACGGCCTAGCCCAGTGCTATGGCGACCTCTCTTCACTCGACTGTGTTCTGTGCTACGCTGAGGCGCGTACTGTTCTGCCCCAGTGTTACCCCTACAATGGCGGCCGGATTTTCCTGGACGGCTGCTTCATGAGAGCTGAGAATTACAGCTTCTTCCAGGAGTACACCGGGCCAGAGGACCACGCCCTCTGTGGAAACAAGACGCAAAAGAACTCGACGACATTCCAGGCGTCGGCAAGGCAGGTGGTGCAGCAAGTAGTTGCCAACGCACTGATCAACAGTGGCTATGCTCGTGCAGAGGTGACGGTGGCGGGAAGAAGGAATGAGTCGGCTTATGCCCTGGCTGATTGCTGGAAGACTCTGAGTGTCAACGCTTGCAAGGCTTGTCTGGAGAACGCGTCTGCCTCGATATTGAGATGCTTGCCGTGGTCTGAGGGGAGGGCGTTGAACACAGGATGCTTCATGAGATACTCTGACACAAATTTCCTCAATTCGTCGTCTGGAAATGGGAGTTCAAAAG CGACTGTTATAATCATAGCAGCAGTTATCAGTTCGGTTGTGATGTTGGCAGTTGTGGGGATCATTGCAGTTTACTACTATAAGCACAGAGAAATccagaagaaaagaagaggatcAAATGATGTAAAGAAAATGGCGAAGACCCTCCATGACAGTAGCTTGAATTTCAAGTACTCCACGCTTGAGAAAGCAACAGGATCCTTTGACGAAGCAAATAAGCTTGGCCAAGGAGGATTTGGAACAGTTTACAAG GGAGTTTTGCCTGACGGGAGAGAAATTGCTGTCAAGAGGCTTTTCTTTAATAACAGACACAGAGCAGCAGATTTCTACAATGAAGTGAACATAATCAGCAGTGTGGAGCACAAAAACCTGGTCAGGTTATTGGGATGCAGCTGTTCAGGACCTGAAAGCCTTCTTGTCTATGAATTCCTCCCAAACAAGAGTCTCGATCGCTTCATCTTTG ATTCAAACAAAGGTAAAGCACTAAACTGGGAAAAGAGATACCAGATTCTCATTGGGACAGCAGAAGGTCTGGTCTGTCTTCATGAAAATTCCAAGACACGAATCATTCACAGGGATATAAAAGCCAGCAACATATTGTTAGATTCAAGGCTGCGTGCTAAAATCGCTGATTTTGGGTTGGCCAGATCATTCCAGGAAGACAAGAGTCATATTAGCACTGCCATCGCAGGAACACT GGGATACATGGCTCCAGAGTATCTAGCCCATGGCCAGCTGACAGAGAAAGCAGATGTGTATAGTTTTGGAGTTCTTGTGTTAGAGACAGTTACAGGAAGGCTAAACAACAGAAGCAAAGCCTCAGAATACCAAGACAGCCTAGTCATAATT GCATGGAACCATTTCCAGCGAGGAACAGTGGAGGAACTACTTGACCCAAACCTAATGCTGCATAACCACTACCACAACACCACCATCATAAAGGAGGTTCTAAGAGCGGTACATGTAGGACTACTGTGCACCCAAGAGGTACCTTCTTTACGACCATCCATGTCTAGAGCACTGCAGATGCTAGCAAACTGCGAAGAGCACCTCCCTCCACCTGCCAATCCCCCTTTTATAGATGAGAAGACCATGGAACTCAATCAAGCAGGTGAGAACCAAGCTTTGCCAGTGCATGGTACCCATTCCGGCTCAATTGCAGTTGTCTCCTACAGTTCTTTCTACCCCAGATGA
- the LOC127798395 gene encoding cysteine-rich receptor-like protein kinase 3 isoform X2, whose protein sequence is MGFGVLLCLLISLFFSVKPSLSDPRATMPQGGLVCSNTSASPSDRQVFVTNFVAALDSLTSLISAEKYGAVVNGSGNTTVYAFGECMKDLFRTDCNLCFAQIKTQIIRCLPFQRLIRGGRLFYDGCYVRYDDYMFFNESLSSVDKISCAFNDSAGNGTLFRVNVVDLMKNLSAEAPKSDGFIVGSVSRGNLSVYGLAQCWEFVNGSACDKCLANAVNRIGSCLPKEEGRVLNAGCYLRYSTQKFYNNSSPDPVPKVGGGNRRLAVILASTFSAIAFLLIVAAISFVTRKKIAKKRRERKQLGALLLTVNNSKLNFSYETLEKATNYFHNSNKLGQGGSGSVFKGILPDGRTVAIKRLFFNTRQWVDHFFNEVNLISGIDHKNLVKLLGCSITGPESLLVYEFVPNQSLNDHLSARNDLRPLNWEERYNIILGIAEGLAHLHEESKLRIIHRDIKLCNILLDEDCTPKIADFGLARLFPEDKSHISTAVAGTLGYMAPEYIVRGKLTEKVWNLYGTGRLREVVDASLRGEFEEEEANRVLQIGLLCVQATAETRPSMSMVVTMLRDDHEIPQPTQPPFLNNSSAEIARHKHSGPSHSQPESYSQSSGNTISESFIEPR, encoded by the exons ATGGGTTTCGGTGTTCTTCTGTGCTTGCTGATTTCCCTGTTCTTTTCTGTAAAGCCATCTCTTTCAGATCCGAGAGCTACAATGCCGCAGGGAGGTCTAGTGTGCAGCAACACCAGTGCGTCGCCCTCTGATCGCCAAGTCTTCGTAACCAACTTCGTGGCCGCCCTGGATTCACTCACCTCTCTCATCTCAGCTGAAAAGTACGGCGCCGTGGTGAACGGCTCCGGCAACACCACAGTCTACGCCTTCGGCGAGTGCATGAAGGATTTGTTTCGCACCGATTGCAACCTCTGCTTCGCCCAAATCAAAACCCAAATCATCAGATGCCTCCCCTTCCAACGATTGATCCGAGGCGGCCGCCTTTTCTACGACGGCTGTTATGTGAGGTACGATGATTACATGTTCTTCAACGAAAGCCTGAGTTCGGTGGATAAAATAAGTTGCGCGTTTAATGATTCGGCTGGAAATGGGACGCTTTTCCGAGTCAATGTTGTCGACTTGATGAAGAATTTGAGCGCGGAAGCGCCGAAGAGTGACGGGTTCATTGTGGGGTCTGTGAGTCGAGGGAACTTATCGGTTTACGGGTTGGCTCAGTGCTGGGAGTTTGTCAATGGCAGTGCCTGTGATAAATGTTTGGCAAACGCTGTGAATAGAATCGGTTCTTGCCTTCCCAAGGAAGAAGGAAGGGTGTTGAATGCCGGTTGCTATCTTAGGTATTCCACCCAGAAATTCTATAACAATTCAAGCCCTGATCCAGTGCCTAAAGTTGGAG GAGGAAACCGTAGGTTGGCCGTCATCTTGGCTTCAACCTTTTCGGCTATAGCTTTTCTGCTGATCGTTGCggcaatttctttcgttacgaGGAAGAAAATTGCAAAGAAGAGAAGAG AGAGGAAGCAACTAGGTGCTCTACTGCTCACTGTTAACAATTCCAAGCTGAATTTTTCGTATGAAACTCTTGAAAAGGCCACAAACTACTTTCACAATTCCAATAAACTGGGCCAAGGAGGATCAGGTTCAGTTTTCAAA GGGATTTTGCCCGATGGACGGACTGTTGCTATTAAGAGGCTTTTCTTCAACACAAGACAATGGGTGGATCATTTCTTCAATGAGGTCAATCTGATCAGTGGCATCGATCACAAGAATCTTGTAAAGCTGTTGGGATGCAGCATTACAGGCCCCGAAAGCCTTCTTGTTTATGAATTTGTCCCGAATCAAAGCCTCAATGACCACCTTTCTG CTAGAAATGATCTGCGACCACTGAATTGGGAAGAGAGATACAATATAATACTGGGTATTGCTGAGGGCTTGGCCCATCTTCACGAGGAATCGAAGTTGAGAATCATACATAGAGATATAAAGTTGTGCAATATTCTTCTTGACGAGGATTGCACACCCAAAATCGCTGACTTTGGGCTTGCTAGATTATTTCCAGAAGATAAGTCTCATATCAGCACTGCCGTTGCCGGCACATT AGGTTATATGGCTCCCGAGTATATAGTTCGTGGCAAACTGACAGAAAAG gTATGGAACCTTTATGGAACAGGAAGATTACGGGAAGTTGTGGATGCCTCCCTGAGGGGCGAGTTTGAAGAAGAGGAGGCGAACAGAGTACTCCAAATCGGTCTGCTTTGCGTGCAAGCCACTGCAGAGACTCGGCCATCCATGTCGATGGTCGTGACAATGCTTCGGGATGACCACGAGATCCCTCAGCCAACACAGCCACCCTTTCTCAATAATAGCAGCGCAGAAATTGCACGGCATAAACATTCTGGACCTTCTCATTCTCAGCCTGAATCTTACTCCCAATCTTCGGGGAATACCATCTCAGAGAGCTTCATTGAACCTAGATGA
- the LOC127798395 gene encoding cysteine-rich receptor-like protein kinase 3 isoform X1: MGFGVLLCLLISLFFSVKPSLSDPRATMPQGGLVCSNTSASPSDRQVFVTNFVAALDSLTSLISAEKYGAVVNGSGNTTVYAFGECMKDLFRTDCNLCFAQIKTQIIRCLPFQRLIRGGRLFYDGCYVRYDDYMFFNESLSSVDKISCAFNDSAGNGTLFRVNVVDLMKNLSAEAPKSDGFIVGSVSRGNLSVYGLAQCWEFVNGSACDKCLANAVNRIGSCLPKEEGRVLNAGCYLRYSTQKFYNNSSPDPVPKVGGGNRRLAVILASTFSAIAFLLIVAAISFVTRKKIAKKRRERKQLGALLLTVNNSKLNFSYETLEKATNYFHNSNKLGQGGSGSVFKGILPDGRTVAIKRLFFNTRQWVDHFFNEVNLISGIDHKNLVKLLGCSITGPESLLVYEFVPNQSLNDHLSARNDLRPLNWEERYNIILGIAEGLAHLHEESKLRIIHRDIKLCNILLDEDCTPKIADFGLARLFPEDKSHISTAVAGTLGYMAPEYIVRGKLTEKADVYSFGVLVIEVVSGKKNNSFSQSSYSMLQMVWNLYGTGRLREVVDASLRGEFEEEEANRVLQIGLLCVQATAETRPSMSMVVTMLRDDHEIPQPTQPPFLNNSSAEIARHKHSGPSHSQPESYSQSSGNTISESFIEPR, encoded by the exons ATGGGTTTCGGTGTTCTTCTGTGCTTGCTGATTTCCCTGTTCTTTTCTGTAAAGCCATCTCTTTCAGATCCGAGAGCTACAATGCCGCAGGGAGGTCTAGTGTGCAGCAACACCAGTGCGTCGCCCTCTGATCGCCAAGTCTTCGTAACCAACTTCGTGGCCGCCCTGGATTCACTCACCTCTCTCATCTCAGCTGAAAAGTACGGCGCCGTGGTGAACGGCTCCGGCAACACCACAGTCTACGCCTTCGGCGAGTGCATGAAGGATTTGTTTCGCACCGATTGCAACCTCTGCTTCGCCCAAATCAAAACCCAAATCATCAGATGCCTCCCCTTCCAACGATTGATCCGAGGCGGCCGCCTTTTCTACGACGGCTGTTATGTGAGGTACGATGATTACATGTTCTTCAACGAAAGCCTGAGTTCGGTGGATAAAATAAGTTGCGCGTTTAATGATTCGGCTGGAAATGGGACGCTTTTCCGAGTCAATGTTGTCGACTTGATGAAGAATTTGAGCGCGGAAGCGCCGAAGAGTGACGGGTTCATTGTGGGGTCTGTGAGTCGAGGGAACTTATCGGTTTACGGGTTGGCTCAGTGCTGGGAGTTTGTCAATGGCAGTGCCTGTGATAAATGTTTGGCAAACGCTGTGAATAGAATCGGTTCTTGCCTTCCCAAGGAAGAAGGAAGGGTGTTGAATGCCGGTTGCTATCTTAGGTATTCCACCCAGAAATTCTATAACAATTCAAGCCCTGATCCAGTGCCTAAAGTTGGAG GAGGAAACCGTAGGTTGGCCGTCATCTTGGCTTCAACCTTTTCGGCTATAGCTTTTCTGCTGATCGTTGCggcaatttctttcgttacgaGGAAGAAAATTGCAAAGAAGAGAAGAG AGAGGAAGCAACTAGGTGCTCTACTGCTCACTGTTAACAATTCCAAGCTGAATTTTTCGTATGAAACTCTTGAAAAGGCCACAAACTACTTTCACAATTCCAATAAACTGGGCCAAGGAGGATCAGGTTCAGTTTTCAAA GGGATTTTGCCCGATGGACGGACTGTTGCTATTAAGAGGCTTTTCTTCAACACAAGACAATGGGTGGATCATTTCTTCAATGAGGTCAATCTGATCAGTGGCATCGATCACAAGAATCTTGTAAAGCTGTTGGGATGCAGCATTACAGGCCCCGAAAGCCTTCTTGTTTATGAATTTGTCCCGAATCAAAGCCTCAATGACCACCTTTCTG CTAGAAATGATCTGCGACCACTGAATTGGGAAGAGAGATACAATATAATACTGGGTATTGCTGAGGGCTTGGCCCATCTTCACGAGGAATCGAAGTTGAGAATCATACATAGAGATATAAAGTTGTGCAATATTCTTCTTGACGAGGATTGCACACCCAAAATCGCTGACTTTGGGCTTGCTAGATTATTTCCAGAAGATAAGTCTCATATCAGCACTGCCGTTGCCGGCACATT AGGTTATATGGCTCCCGAGTATATAGTTCGTGGCAAACTGACAGAAAAGGCGGATGTTTACAGTTTCGGAGTTCTTGTCATTGAAGTTGTCTCTGGGAAGAAGAACAACTCTTTCTCCCAGAGTTCCTATTCTATGCTGCAAATG gTATGGAACCTTTATGGAACAGGAAGATTACGGGAAGTTGTGGATGCCTCCCTGAGGGGCGAGTTTGAAGAAGAGGAGGCGAACAGAGTACTCCAAATCGGTCTGCTTTGCGTGCAAGCCACTGCAGAGACTCGGCCATCCATGTCGATGGTCGTGACAATGCTTCGGGATGACCACGAGATCCCTCAGCCAACACAGCCACCCTTTCTCAATAATAGCAGCGCAGAAATTGCACGGCATAAACATTCTGGACCTTCTCATTCTCAGCCTGAATCTTACTCCCAATCTTCGGGGAATACCATCTCAGAGAGCTTCATTGAACCTAGATGA